The Panulirus ornatus isolate Po-2019 chromosome 32, ASM3632096v1, whole genome shotgun sequence genome includes a window with the following:
- the LOC139759313 gene encoding cuticle protein 6-like — protein MVRTPVSTHGSEVVCHSSHKATMKAMGPVPMAYNMAPIAAMAPIYSQYGAQNEFGQYSFGYNAGLSARNEMRDAFGNVRGSYNYLDTDGKVQTQQYVSDALGYRVAGTNLPEYTPEVAAARAAHQAAHNEAAAATSAAPKTP, from the coding sequence ATGGTGCGTACCCCGGTCTCCACCCatggttcagaagtggtatgcCACTCATCCCACAAGGCCACCATGAAGGCTATGGGTCCCGTACCTATGGCTTATAACATGGCTCCCATCGCCGCTATGGCACCTATCTACTCCCAGTATGGTGCTCAGAACGAGTTCGGTCAGTATTCCTTCGGCTACAACGCTGGTCTCAGCGCCCGCAATGAGATGCGTGACGCCTTCGGCAATGTGCGCGGCTCATACAACTACCTGGACACCGACGGCAAAGTGCAGACCCAGCAGTACGTGTCTGATGCCCTGGGCTACCGTGTGGCAGGCACCAACTTGCCCGAGTACACTCCAGAGGTCGCCGCCGCTAGGGCCGCCCACCAGGCAGCTCACAACGAGGCTGCAGCTGCCACCTCTGCCGCTCCCAAAACTCCTTAG